One Candidatus Binatia bacterium genomic window carries:
- a CDS encoding ABC transporter substrate-binding protein, translating into MQAIPTKSFGFLPVFVAQEKGFYRSEGLEVSTPVMATGPSIAGLLSGEIHVAPADTAMRAAMTGTPVKAVVFYYDRPTMVFVARPEIRSVKDLQGKNIAILSYGSAVDYATRQILKANGLADKDYTLVPLGPEPQRILGMAKGLVHATLLNPDGAAIAEGQVEGLKQLASFGDLQKTPFSGFAASDRFLAASPDTLKKFLRATLKAIVLTRDQPQAAAQVAEKALALEAKAALSAARAIVGAISVKDPGGFTDAG; encoded by the coding sequence GTGCAGGCGATTCCGACCAAGAGCTTCGGTTTTCTGCCGGTATTCGTCGCCCAGGAGAAAGGATTCTATCGTTCCGAGGGCTTGGAGGTGAGCACGCCGGTGATGGCGACGGGGCCGAGCATCGCCGGACTTCTTTCCGGCGAGATCCATGTCGCTCCAGCGGATACCGCCATGCGTGCGGCGATGACCGGCACGCCGGTGAAGGCGGTGGTCTTTTATTACGACCGGCCGACGATGGTTTTCGTCGCCCGGCCGGAAATTCGCTCGGTCAAGGATCTCCAGGGCAAGAATATCGCGATCCTGAGCTACGGCAGCGCGGTGGATTATGCGACGCGGCAAATTCTCAAGGCGAACGGGCTAGCGGACAAAGATTACACGCTGGTGCCGCTGGGCCCGGAGCCGCAGCGCATCCTCGGCATGGCGAAGGGGCTGGTCCATGCGACTTTGCTCAATCCCGACGGCGCCGCGATCGCCGAAGGCCAGGTCGAGGGACTCAAGCAACTCGCTTCCTTCGGCGATCTGCAAAAAACGCCGTTCTCCGGCTTTGCCGCGAGCGACCGTTTTCTCGCCGCGAGTCCGGACACGCTGAAAAAATTTCTCCGCGCCACTCTCAAGGCGATCGTCCTGACGCGCGATCAACCGCAGGCGGCGGCGCAGGTCGCCGAGAAGGCGCTGGCCCTCGAAGCCAAAGCGGCGCTTTCGGCGGCGCGCGCCATCGTCGGCGCGATCAGCGTCAAGGACCCCGGCGGATTTACGGACGCCGGGA
- a CDS encoding cupin domain-containing protein, which produces MEKTKPKMIARKRDVQLVPARTGGRRMEVVSPRLGFPVRTMLTFYREIPPGGESGTHRHRNEAIIYIVKGKGYTMVEGERIDWEAGDILCIPVMAWHSNCNLDPKEPALFLATINRPLMESLDLFEIEDKEKIDYDYEIGKTIERK; this is translated from the coding sequence ATGGAAAAAACGAAACCGAAAATGATCGCGCGCAAAAGGGATGTCCAGCTCGTGCCGGCGCGCACCGGCGGGCGCCGTATGGAAGTCGTTTCGCCGCGCCTCGGATTTCCGGTCCGGACGATGCTGACTTTTTACCGCGAGATACCGCCCGGCGGCGAGTCGGGGACGCATCGCCATCGCAACGAGGCGATCATCTATATCGTCAAGGGCAAGGGCTACACGATGGTCGAAGGCGAACGGATCGACTGGGAAGCCGGCGACATCCTCTGCATCCCTGTCATGGCGTGGCACAGCAACTGCAATCTCGACCCGAAAGAGCCGGCGCTGTTTTTGGCGACGATCAACCGGCCCTTGATGGAGTCGCTCGATCTCTTCGAGATCGAGGACAAGGAAAAGATCGATTATGACTACGAGATTGGAAAGACCATTGAGAGAAAGTGA
- a CDS encoding ABC transporter substrate-binding protein, producing the protein MNKNISAFLLATILLAAVPLAEAQQPKVFRVGVLLPGSAWNEIIDGLRVGLRELGLEESKQFVLEIRDTKGDLKAAEEAARDLEKERVTLIYATRSSVTIAARRATADIPIVFSAGSDPVVLGLVDSFAKPGGRLTGVYEPGTDLTAKRLEILKEIVPKLRRLVAFYDPRNPVASQSAKFAREEARLRGVELVERQFASVEELQAGIRAVRAGEVDAFFQLSDSMVNNQAQLIIDTAKAKRLPTMFLDQSAVVQGGLASYNVSHHEVGRLSAKYVQRILSGVKPKDLPVEGVDKIDLIINLKTAKQIGFTIPPSVLARAAKIIK; encoded by the coding sequence ATGAATAAAAACATCAGCGCCTTCCTGCTGGCAACTATTCTTCTGGCCGCTGTTCCCTTAGCAGAGGCGCAGCAGCCGAAGGTCTTCCGTGTCGGTGTCCTCCTTCCAGGCAGCGCATGGAACGAGATAATTGACGGGCTTCGCGTGGGCTTAAGGGAGCTAGGGCTCGAAGAGTCGAAACAATTTGTCTTGGAAATCCGGGATACAAAAGGCGATCTGAAAGCAGCGGAAGAGGCCGCGAGGGATCTCGAAAAAGAGAGAGTCACCCTGATATATGCAACCCGCAGCTCCGTTACTATAGCAGCAAGGCGGGCGACTGCAGACATCCCCATCGTTTTCTCTGCCGGGTCCGACCCGGTTGTTCTCGGACTCGTGGACAGCTTCGCAAAACCGGGGGGAAGGCTCACCGGGGTCTATGAACCGGGCACCGACCTGACCGCGAAGCGCCTGGAGATCCTGAAAGAGATCGTCCCTAAGCTCCGCCGGCTTGTGGCCTTCTACGACCCCCGCAATCCTGTTGCCAGCCAGTCCGCCAAGTTTGCGCGGGAGGAGGCTCGACTGCGGGGTGTCGAGCTTGTCGAACGGCAATTCGCTTCCGTCGAGGAACTTCAGGCGGGTATACGAGCGGTTAGGGCCGGGGAGGTGGATGCCTTCTTCCAATTGTCGGACTCGATGGTAAATAACCAGGCTCAACTGATCATCGACACGGCAAAGGCCAAGAGGTTACCGACTATGTTCTTAGATCAAAGTGCTGTCGTCCAGGGAGGCCTCGCCAGTTACAACGTGAGCCACCACGAAGTTGGCCGCCTGTCGGCGAAGTACGTCCAGCGCATTCTTAGTGGTGTTAAACCCAAGGACTTGCCGGTTGAGGGGGTCGATAAGATCGATCTGATCATCAATCTGAAGACCGCGAAGCAGATCGGATTCACAATTCCGCCGAGCGTGCTGGCGCGGGCGGCCAAGATTATCAAGTGA